The Caldicellulosiruptor changbaiensis genome has a segment encoding these proteins:
- a CDS encoding CD1247 N-terminal domain-containing protein, producing the protein MENLYEKVAYLRGLADGLGVSEESKEGKLIRSIIDVLDEFADAINELDTRYSELEDVVESLDEDLEKLEDEVYEDYDDEEYDDYYDEEDEDEDLIEITCPNCKVTFYLEEDEYLNEDEIECPNCNEVIYLDELEEEYDDGEYDEDYEDNEKDEESEENDQKK; encoded by the coding sequence ATGGAAAATTTATATGAAAAGGTAGCGTATTTAAGAGGCCTGGCAGACGGGCTTGGGGTTAGCGAAGAGTCTAAGGAAGGAAAGCTTATAAGAAGTATTATTGATGTGCTGGACGAGTTTGCAGACGCTATAAATGAGTTAGATACCAGATATAGCGAGCTTGAAGATGTTGTTGAGTCTCTTGATGAGGATTTAGAGAAGTTAGAAGATGAAGTGTATGAAGATTATGATGATGAAGAGTATGATGACTACTATGATGAAGAAGATGAGGATGAAGACTTGATTGAAATAACATGCCCAAATTGCAAGGTGACATTCTACTTAGAAGAAGACGAGTACTTAAATGAAGACGAGATTGAATGTCCAAATTGCAATGAGGTCATTTACCTTGATGAGTTAGAAGAAGAGTATGACGATGGAGAGTATGATGAAGATTACGAGGATAATGAAAAAGATGAAGAAAGTGAAGAAAACGACCAGAAGAAATAA
- a CDS encoding Cof-type HAD-IIB family hydrolase, translating into MIKLVATDLDDSLLSKDLKITPKNLKAIEFLKKNNVILILASGRPYPSVKKIAYDLENFYPMITYQGALVYDPKDDKKLYGCEIQPNDAKELIRLAKEENIHVHIYIDNVWYVEVFNEKVEYYKNLTGLEPVKVDNFLEFVDRPVTKVLFFDEHERLQKLKESLPLEFSKKFNIMFSKPFFLEFTDINVSKGNALKFLAQYYNLKRDEIMAIGDGDNDISMIEYAGIGVAVENATEKLKEVASFITLSCDNNGFAHAVEKVFNVEF; encoded by the coding sequence ATGATAAAGCTTGTTGCAACAGACCTTGACGATAGTCTCCTTTCAAAAGACCTGAAGATAACTCCCAAAAATCTAAAGGCTATTGAATTTTTGAAGAAAAACAATGTAATTTTGATATTGGCATCAGGTCGGCCTTATCCTTCTGTGAAAAAGATTGCCTATGACCTTGAAAATTTTTATCCCATGATAACTTATCAAGGTGCTTTAGTTTACGACCCAAAAGACGATAAAAAGTTATATGGATGTGAGATTCAGCCAAATGATGCAAAAGAGCTTATAAGGCTTGCCAAAGAAGAGAATATACATGTTCACATATACATTGACAATGTCTGGTATGTTGAGGTATTTAATGAGAAGGTAGAGTATTACAAAAACCTGACGGGTCTTGAGCCTGTGAAGGTGGACAATTTTTTAGAGTTTGTAGACAGACCTGTTACAAAGGTTTTGTTTTTTGATGAGCATGAAAGGCTTCAAAAGTTAAAAGAGAGCTTACCTCTTGAGTTTTCAAAAAAGTTTAACATTATGTTTTCTAAGCCTTTTTTCTTGGAGTTCACTGATATTAATGTTTCTAAGGGAAATGCTTTGAAATTTTTAGCGCAATATTATAACCTCAAAAGAGATGAAATAATGGCAATAGGTGATGGTGACAATGACATTTCAATGATTGAATATGCAGGGATTGGGGTTGCAGTCGAAAATGCAACAGAGAAGTTAAAAGAGGTAGCAAGCTTTATAACTTTGAGCTGTGACAATAATGGCTTTGCACATGCTGTTGAAAAAGTATTCAATGTTGAGTTTTAA
- a CDS encoding DUF1015 domain-containing protein, with translation MANIRAFRGLRYSPEVKLDDCICPPYDIISESEREELYKKSEYNIIRVEFGKEFEGDNEQNNKFTRAKKYLDEWIQKGILKFDEKESVYVIEQEFEVEGRRYKRTGLIVLLELVSFEEGIVIPHEFTLSKPKQERLNLLKHTRANISSIFGLYEDKEFNVKQVLDSIKAKKEDISYNGIGTFERMWIVSDDDIIDKLKKLFSDKKIFIADGHHRYETALEYKKEMMQKEDYSKDADYNYIMITLTALEDEGIVILPTHRIVLSTDVEEDIFIERLKENFDIEEGKYEPLKEKLAAYRKYAFLVYTYNRNYYLIKLKDPEKALKNVEGSKAYKNLDVVVLQKLVLNDVLNITDEDILHQRNLKYTKSDKELIDVVDSGAKYGFILNPTLAEELKEVSLSGEKMPQKSTYFYPKLMTGNVIFVHQK, from the coding sequence ATGGCAAATATCAGAGCTTTTAGGGGTTTGAGATATTCACCTGAAGTCAAGTTAGATGACTGTATTTGTCCGCCTTATGATATAATCTCAGAAAGCGAGCGTGAGGAACTTTATAAAAAGAGTGAATACAACATTATAAGGGTTGAATTTGGGAAAGAATTTGAAGGTGACAATGAACAAAACAACAAGTTCACACGTGCAAAAAAGTATTTAGATGAGTGGATTCAAAAGGGAATTTTGAAATTTGATGAAAAAGAGAGTGTATATGTAATTGAGCAGGAATTTGAAGTAGAAGGCAGGCGATACAAAAGGACAGGTTTAATAGTTTTGCTTGAGCTTGTTAGCTTTGAAGAAGGGATTGTCATTCCTCACGAGTTTACACTTTCCAAACCAAAGCAAGAAAGACTTAATCTTCTTAAACACACACGCGCAAATATAAGCAGCATTTTTGGACTTTATGAAGACAAGGAGTTCAATGTAAAACAAGTACTTGACAGTATCAAGGCAAAAAAGGAAGATATAAGTTACAATGGAATTGGTACATTTGAAAGAATGTGGATTGTATCAGATGATGATATAATAGATAAGCTCAAGAAGCTATTTTCTGACAAGAAAATCTTCATAGCAGATGGTCATCACAGGTATGAGACTGCTTTGGAGTATAAAAAAGAGATGATGCAAAAAGAAGATTATAGCAAGGATGCGGATTATAACTACATTATGATAACATTGACAGCGTTAGAGGATGAAGGTATAGTAATCCTTCCAACCCACAGAATTGTTCTTTCAACAGATGTTGAAGAGGATATTTTTATTGAAAGGTTAAAGGAAAACTTTGATATAGAGGAAGGTAAGTATGAGCCTTTAAAGGAAAAGCTTGCAGCATATAGAAAGTATGCGTTCTTAGTGTATACTTACAATAGAAACTACTACTTAATAAAGCTAAAAGATCCTGAAAAAGCCTTGAAAAATGTTGAGGGAAGCAAAGCGTATAAAAACCTTGACGTTGTTGTTTTGCAAAAACTTGTATTAAATGATGTATTAAATATCACTGATGAGGATATATTACACCAAAGAAATCTGAAGTACACAAAGTCAGATAAAGAGTTAATTGATGTAGTTGACAGTGGAGCGAAATACGGATTTATATTAAATCCAACACTTGCTGAGGAGTTAAAAGAGGTGTCATTGAGTGGCGAAAAAATGCCCCAAAAATCCACCTACTTTTATCCAAAGCTTATGACGGGAAATGTAATATTTGTACATCAGAAATAA
- a CDS encoding Rne/Rng family ribonuclease has product MQSEIIVDVSFGETRVAVLEDKELVEIYIERNDQQSIVGNIYKGVVENILPGMDAAFVNIGQDKNAFLYLGDINRLEFGDTDEYYEIKTNPLALRCGQEIVVQVIKEAYDQKGPRVTTNITLPGRYLVLLPNTEYIGISKRIEFEEERTRLKEIACKIKPDGMGLIVRTAAEGKSEEVLRNELEFLKNLWQKIRQKSKESAPVLLYKDYDLVFKAVRDMFTNQVDRFVINDRKKYNKIIEFLSTYAPSLKSKVEYFNLATNIFEYFQIEQKLSKALSKRVWLKSGGYIVIDETEALTVIDVNTGKFVGKNDVSETILKTNLEAAVEIARQIRLRDIGGIIIIDFIDMKNPEHQKLVLDALKEALKRDKTKTVVVGITPLGLVEMTRKKVRQRLSCIMQSCCPYCEGSGKILSPETVALKVLKEIEWYFKNRVEEKFFVEINTKVCEVLRKGEVDRIKELQEKYKKKIYLKASSNIHINKFTICPVKDEDHYMALCGALSEGDEVLAFVEEEDKFNPKNAVGYVNQNRIEFDDASDLIGKYIYAKVEKVYGTLSKGKILEVCEENKEDVREF; this is encoded by the coding sequence ATGCAAAGTGAAATTATAGTAGATGTTAGTTTTGGTGAGACCCGAGTTGCAGTTTTAGAAGACAAAGAACTTGTTGAGATTTACATCGAAAGGAATGACCAGCAGAGCATAGTTGGAAATATCTACAAAGGGGTTGTTGAAAACATCCTACCCGGCATGGACGCAGCATTTGTAAACATCGGCCAGGACAAGAATGCTTTTTTGTACTTAGGAGATATAAATAGGCTTGAGTTTGGCGATACAGATGAATACTATGAGATAAAGACAAATCCGCTTGCCCTGCGGTGTGGGCAAGAAATAGTTGTTCAGGTAATAAAAGAGGCATATGACCAAAAAGGACCAAGGGTAACAACCAATATAACACTTCCGGGCAGGTATTTGGTTCTTTTACCAAACACAGAGTATATTGGAATTTCAAAAAGAATAGAGTTTGAAGAAGAGAGAACAAGGCTAAAAGAGATTGCGTGCAAAATCAAACCAGATGGAATGGGGCTTATTGTCAGAACTGCAGCAGAAGGCAAGAGCGAAGAGGTTTTGAGAAACGAGCTTGAGTTTTTGAAAAACCTCTGGCAGAAGATAAGGCAAAAGAGCAAAGAAAGTGCGCCTGTTCTTTTGTACAAGGATTATGACCTTGTCTTTAAAGCTGTAAGAGATATGTTCACAAATCAGGTGGACAGGTTTGTAATAAATGACAGGAAAAAGTATAACAAAATAATAGAGTTTTTATCTACTTATGCGCCAAGTCTTAAAAGCAAGGTTGAGTATTTTAATCTTGCAACAAACATTTTTGAATATTTTCAGATAGAGCAAAAGTTGTCAAAGGCTTTGTCAAAGCGTGTATGGTTGAAGAGCGGTGGGTATATAGTAATAGATGAGACAGAGGCTTTGACTGTGATAGATGTCAATACAGGAAAGTTTGTTGGGAAAAATGATGTTTCAGAGACAATTCTAAAAACAAATCTTGAAGCGGCAGTTGAGATTGCAAGACAGATTAGGCTCCGTGACATAGGTGGAATTATAATAATTGACTTTATTGATATGAAGAATCCTGAGCACCAAAAACTTGTATTAGATGCTTTAAAAGAAGCTTTGAAACGCGACAAGACCAAAACAGTTGTTGTTGGTATAACTCCTTTGGGCCTTGTTGAGATGACAAGAAAAAAGGTCAGGCAACGACTTAGCTGTATCATGCAGTCGTGCTGTCCTTACTGTGAAGGTAGTGGGAAAATCTTGTCACCCGAGACAGTGGCTTTAAAAGTCTTAAAGGAGATTGAATGGTATTTTAAAAATAGAGTTGAGGAAAAGTTCTTTGTTGAGATAAATACCAAGGTATGCGAGGTTTTAAGGAAGGGTGAGGTAGATAGAATAAAAGAGCTTCAAGAAAAGTACAAGAAAAAAATATATCTAAAAGCTTCTTCTAATATCCATATTAACAAGTTCACAATATGTCCTGTAAAAGATGAAGACCATTACATGGCACTGTGTGGAGCTCTTTCTGAGGGCGATGAGGTTTTGGCATTTGTTGAGGAAGAAGATAAATTCAATCCCAAAAATGCAGTTGGGTATGTCAACCAGAACAGAATAGAATTTGACGATGCTTCTGACCTTATTGGTAAATACATTTATGCGAAGGTTGAAAAGGTATACGGGACTTTGTCAAAAGGCAAGATTTTAGAGGTGTGTGAAGAGAATAAGGAGGATGTAAGAGAGTTTTAA
- the speD gene encoding adenosylmethionine decarboxylase yields the protein MHALGRHIIAELYGCDKEVLNNRELIEKIMVESALKAGAEVREVAFHKFSPQGVSGVVVISESHLTIHTWPELGYAAVDVFTCGERVDPWQACNYITEMLKASHMTTTEVKRGLFEQPVKVANL from the coding sequence ATGCACGCATTGGGCAGGCACATTATTGCGGAGCTGTACGGTTGTGACAAGGAAGTACTCAACAACCGCGAGTTAATTGAAAAGATAATGGTAGAGTCAGCACTCAAGGCAGGTGCAGAAGTAAGAGAGGTAGCGTTCCACAAGTTCTCACCACAGGGTGTGAGCGGGGTTGTAGTAATTTCAGAGTCACATTTGACAATTCATACATGGCCAGAACTTGGGTATGCAGCTGTAGATGTGTTTACATGTGGTGAGAGGGTTGACCCATGGCAGGCTTGCAACTACATCACAGAGATGCTCAAAGCAAGCCACATGACAACTACAGAGGTAAAAAGAGGTTTGTTCGAACAACCTGTCAAGGTAGCAAACCTGTAA
- a CDS encoding pyridoxal-phosphate-dependent aminotransferase family protein, producing the protein MRKPKLLMTPGPTPLPPEVIAAMSQQIIHHRTKEFGEIFSRVNENLKKVFQTKNNVLTFAASGTGAMEASAVNFFSEGDTVLVVSVGVFGDRFINICKTFGLNVIEKKYNYGDVANIDEVIEIIESNRDIKGVFITHNETSTGVTNPIEKLARYLKNTDKILIVDAVSSLGAIDLKTDEWGVDVVVTGSQKALMSPPGLAFVSVSDKAWEFYKTSKLRKFYWDFKKYQDNLLKESQDTPFTPAVTLIRAVDVGLKLLLDYGLENNFKRHTRLAKLTQLAADKLNLELLPKKEYSSAVITAIKAPEGVDIEKVRKIMNQKYDIMVTGGQASLKGKIIRIGHMGYVDEFDLLKTIECFELALLECGYKNFEVGEATKAVLQEIAKEVR; encoded by the coding sequence ATGAGAAAACCAAAACTGCTAATGACACCTGGTCCAACTCCACTTCCACCAGAGGTAATTGCTGCCATGTCACAGCAGATTATTCATCATCGAACAAAAGAATTTGGTGAAATTTTCTCAAGAGTAAATGAAAACCTAAAAAAGGTTTTTCAGACAAAGAACAACGTACTCACCTTTGCAGCATCGGGTACTGGTGCAATGGAAGCAAGTGCTGTCAATTTCTTTTCTGAAGGCGATACCGTTTTAGTTGTATCAGTGGGGGTTTTTGGTGATAGGTTTATAAATATATGCAAAACATTTGGTTTGAATGTTATTGAGAAGAAATATAACTATGGGGATGTTGCAAATATAGATGAAGTAATTGAAATAATTGAAAGCAACAGAGATATAAAAGGTGTGTTTATAACTCACAACGAAACATCAACAGGTGTTACAAACCCCATAGAAAAGCTTGCGAGGTATCTAAAAAATACAGACAAAATTTTGATTGTTGATGCTGTAAGTTCACTTGGCGCAATTGATTTGAAGACAGATGAGTGGGGAGTTGACGTTGTTGTTACAGGTTCTCAAAAAGCTTTGATGTCACCACCAGGTCTTGCGTTTGTCTCTGTGTCTGACAAGGCATGGGAGTTTTACAAGACATCTAAACTAAGAAAATTTTACTGGGACTTTAAAAAGTATCAAGACAATCTCCTAAAAGAAAGCCAAGACACCCCTTTCACGCCTGCTGTTACATTAATAAGAGCAGTTGATGTAGGATTGAAACTTCTATTGGACTATGGGCTTGAGAACAACTTCAAGAGACATACAAGGCTTGCAAAACTCACACAGCTTGCTGCTGATAAACTCAATTTAGAGCTTCTACCAAAGAAAGAGTACTCATCTGCTGTAATTACTGCTATTAAGGCACCTGAGGGCGTTGACATTGAAAAGGTAAGAAAGATAATGAATCAAAAGTATGATATAATGGTAACAGGAGGACAAGCATCACTTAAAGGAAAGATTATAAGAATTGGACACATGGGATACGTTGACGAGTTTGATCTTTTAAAAACAATTGAATGTTTTGAGCTTGCACTTTTGGAGTGCGGTTATAAGAATTTTGAAGTTGGAGAAGCAACTAAAGCAGTGCTTCAAGAAATTGCCAAGGAGGTAAGATAA
- the efp gene encoding elongation factor P — protein sequence MVEAGDFRRGLTIEYDGQIFQVIEFLHVKPGKGAAFVRTKLKNIKTGAVIEKTFRPDERMPLAHIERREMQYLYNDGELYYFMDTQTYEQIALNQEMVGDALKFVKENMTVTILSHNGSVFGVEPPRFVELEVIDTEPGFKGDTQTGATKPAKVETGAVIQVPLFINVGDKIKIDTSTEEYLSRV from the coding sequence ATGGTTGAAGCAGGCGATTTTCGAAGAGGATTGACAATAGAGTACGATGGTCAAATCTTTCAGGTTATTGAGTTTTTGCATGTAAAACCTGGTAAGGGTGCAGCGTTTGTAAGAACAAAATTAAAAAATATAAAAACTGGAGCTGTAATTGAAAAGACATTCAGACCTGATGAGAGAATGCCGCTTGCACACATTGAAAGAAGGGAAATGCAGTATCTTTACAATGACGGGGAACTTTATTATTTCATGGATACACAAACATATGAACAGATAGCGTTAAACCAAGAAATGGTTGGTGATGCACTAAAGTTTGTAAAGGAGAACATGACAGTTACAATTCTTTCTCACAATGGTAGCGTATTTGGAGTTGAGCCGCCAAGGTTTGTTGAGCTTGAAGTCATTGACACAGAACCAGGCTTCAAAGGCGATACTCAAACAGGTGCAACAAAACCTGCTAAGGTTGAGACAGGTGCTGTCATTCAGGTGCCATTGTTTATAAACGTTGGTGACAAGATAAAGATTGACACATCAACAGAAGAGTATTTGTCAAGAGTGTAA
- the serA gene encoding phosphoglycerate dehydrogenase, protein MKVLVTERIAKEGIEILKNEGIEVDEKIGLSHEEICNIIGGYDALIVRSATKVNEEMIKCGKNLKVIARAGVGIDNVDVEAATKQGIIVVNAPDGNIMAAAELTLGLIFSIFRYIPQAYMSCKQGDFRRNKFKGVELYEKTAGIIGFGKIGALVAERLKACGMRVIAYDPYVSDEKFKKYGVEKVDFETLLKESDLITIHTPKTPETYNLISEKEFKKMKKGVRIVNCARGGVINEKDLYNAIKEGIVAAAALDVLEKEPNFELEKQDYYNPLLELDNVVITPHLGASTQEAQVNVAVSVAKEVAAVLKGGIAKNAVNLPAFEKEKLDEILPYLELAEAMGKIFIQAERAFAKKIEIIYSGQIDEKMTTWLTRALLKGYLEFSVQDTVNYVNSQVLAQEQGIEVIESKTHEGGKFKNMITARFTTDEKVLELAGTVYNNEGRIIDFFGYKVDFKPEKYMLLIQNIDKPGMIGKIGTIVGEYGINIATMQVSRNKKGEKAVMVCEIDGALPDEAVEKLKNTDGILRVTMAKLQKVAIKK, encoded by the coding sequence ATGAAAGTATTGGTTACAGAAAGGATTGCAAAAGAAGGTATAGAGATTTTAAAAAATGAAGGAATTGAAGTTGACGAAAAAATAGGGCTTTCGCACGAAGAGATTTGCAACATTATAGGCGGCTACGATGCTTTAATTGTCAGAAGTGCTACAAAAGTAAATGAAGAGATGATTAAGTGCGGGAAGAACTTAAAAGTGATTGCAAGGGCAGGCGTTGGAATTGATAATGTGGATGTAGAAGCTGCAACAAAACAAGGTATAATTGTGGTCAATGCTCCAGATGGCAATATTATGGCGGCTGCAGAGCTCACACTCGGACTTATATTCAGCATATTCAGGTACATTCCACAGGCGTATATGTCCTGCAAACAGGGAGATTTTAGAAGAAATAAGTTCAAAGGTGTAGAGCTTTACGAAAAAACAGCAGGGATAATTGGTTTTGGCAAGATTGGAGCGTTGGTGGCTGAAAGACTAAAAGCGTGCGGAATGAGAGTTATTGCGTATGACCCATATGTCTCTGATGAGAAGTTCAAAAAATATGGCGTAGAAAAGGTAGATTTTGAAACTCTCTTGAAAGAATCTGATCTTATAACAATTCACACACCCAAGACACCGGAGACTTATAATTTAATTTCTGAGAAAGAATTCAAAAAAATGAAAAAAGGTGTTAGGATAGTAAACTGTGCACGCGGTGGAGTTATCAATGAAAAAGACCTTTACAATGCGATAAAAGAAGGTATTGTTGCAGCAGCAGCGCTTGATGTTTTGGAGAAAGAGCCAAACTTTGAGCTTGAGAAACAGGACTATTACAACCCACTTTTGGAGCTTGACAATGTTGTAATTACACCTCACTTAGGAGCATCAACTCAAGAAGCGCAGGTGAATGTTGCTGTATCTGTTGCAAAAGAGGTTGCAGCAGTGCTAAAAGGTGGCATTGCAAAAAATGCTGTCAATCTTCCTGCATTTGAGAAAGAAAAACTTGATGAGATTTTGCCATACTTAGAACTTGCTGAAGCAATGGGCAAGATTTTCATCCAAGCAGAAAGAGCCTTTGCGAAGAAAATAGAGATTATCTATAGCGGACAGATAGATGAAAAGATGACAACATGGCTCACACGTGCACTTTTGAAAGGCTATCTTGAGTTTTCTGTTCAGGACACTGTAAATTATGTAAATTCTCAAGTTTTAGCACAAGAACAAGGCATTGAGGTAATTGAGAGCAAAACACACGAAGGCGGAAAGTTCAAGAATATGATAACTGCAAGGTTTACAACAGATGAAAAGGTATTAGAACTTGCTGGTACAGTTTACAACAATGAAGGAAGAATTATAGATTTCTTTGGATACAAAGTTGACTTCAAGCCAGAAAAGTACATGCTCCTTATTCAAAATATTGACAAGCCTGGTATGATAGGTAAAATTGGTACAATTGTTGGGGAGTACGGAATTAACATTGCTACAATGCAGGTTTCGCGCAACAAAAAAGGTGAAAAAGCTGTTATGGTATGTGAGATTGATGGGGCTTTGCCAGATGAAGCGGTTGAAAAGCTCAAAAATACAGATGGTATCTTGAGAGTCACAATGGCAAAACTACAAAAAGTTGCTATCAAAAAGTAA